A single genomic interval of Mauremys reevesii isolate NIE-2019 linkage group 24, ASM1616193v1, whole genome shotgun sequence harbors:
- the C24H1orf43 gene encoding protein C1orf43 homolog encodes MATSNSNWLSGVNVVLVMAYGSLVFVLLFIFVKRQIMRFAMKSRRGPHVPVGQHAPKDLKEEIDVRLSRVQDIKYEPRLLAEDDARLLQLETPGSQCCYNYLYRMKALDAIRASEIPFYVEGRHPQSLMGKNFHAYLLELRNSSTPFRGIRKTLIDTLLDGYDTARYGTGVFGKMEYLKYQGALTELANIIKARGGSSLRQHQSAAKDLTLSPDVSNPATIQVTYLPSSQKSKRAKHFLELKSFKDNYNTLESTL; translated from the exons atgGCGACGTCCAACAGCAACTGGCTCTCCGGGGTCAACGTGGTGCTGGTGATGGCCTACGGGAGCCTG GTGTTTGTGCTGCTGTTCATCTTTGTGAAAAGACAGATAATGCGCTTCGCCATGAAGTCCCGCCGGGGGCCCCATGTGCCGGTTGGACAACATGCCCCCAAG GACCTGAAAGAGGAAATTGATGTTCGCCTCTCAAGGGTACAGGACATTAAGTATGAACCCCGACTGCTAGCTGAAGATGATGCCAGGCTCCTGCAGCTAGAGACACCAGGAAGCCAAT GTTGCTATAACTACTTGTACAGAATGAAggcactggatgcaatcagagctTCTG AGATCCCATTTTATGTAGAAGGCCGACACCCCCAGTCCTTAATGGGAAAGAATTTCCATGCCTACCTGTTGGAGCTGAGAAATTCCAGCACTCCATTCAGAGGCATCCGCAAAACCTTGATTGACACCCTCCTGGATGGGTATGACACTGCACGCTATGGGACAGGG GTCTTTGGGAAGATGGAATATCTGAAGTACCAGGGTGCCCTGACTGAGCTCGCGAACAT TATCAAAGCGCGAGGAGGCAGCAGCCTGAGGCAGCACCAGTCGGCAGCGAAGGACCTCACGCTCTCGCCTGATGTCTCCAACCCAGCCACCATCCAGGTCACCTACCTGCCTTCCAGCCAGAAGAGCAAACGTGCCAAACACTTCCTGGAGCTGAAGAGCTTCAAGGACAACTACAACACGCTGGAGAGCACCCTGTGA
- the C24H1orf189 gene encoding uncharacterized protein C1orf189 homolog translates to MAPGREKLGKSSSAPSRQQLLREEELVKKEAAYENLVKSWEWGRVLCVQREKQEEKRLVRGCQNLRAGVAEELSFANKALLMVRRAALRYLLHCEHLQLQRELNHGGKSFYVERL, encoded by the exons ATGGCACCTGGCAGGGAAAAGCTGGGCAAGAGCAGCAGTGCCCCCTCGCGCCAGCAGCTCCTGAGGGAAGAGGAG CTGGTGAAGAAGGAGGCTGCCTACGAGAATCTGGTTAAAAG ctgggagtggggccgagTCCTCTGCGTccagagggagaagcaggaggagaaGAGGCTGGTGAGGGGCTGCCAGAACCTGCGGGCCGGCGTGGCAGAGGAGCTGAGCTTCGCTAACAAGGCACTGCTGATG GTCCGGCGCGCGGCCCTGCGCTACCTTCTGCACTgcgagcacctgcagctccagcgCGAGCTGAACCACGGTGGGAAGTCCTTCTACGTGGAGAGGCTGTga